A genomic stretch from Cyprinus carpio isolate SPL01 chromosome A12, ASM1834038v1, whole genome shotgun sequence includes:
- the eif3c gene encoding eukaryotic translation initiation factor 3 subunit C isoform X2: protein MSRFFATGSDSESEESSSADEITPKATGTTFNKPALLLSDDEEDTKRVVRSAKDKRFEELTNIIKTIRNAMKIRDMSKCLEEFEQLYRAFLKSKTIVDKEGVPQFYIRLLADLEDYLNQLWEDKEGKKKMNKNNAKALSTLRQKIRKYNKDFETEIASYKENPEQSAEEEEKDDIGSASSKSDDDDDEGITAKSLMKKKPQEEEKKAPEASKFLKGAADEESESDDDEDSEDWGSDSVDSGGESEDNEGAAASLAVVFLKKAQDGDKQHEPKKDGRRKRHKKIEQVEEEVDEDGEAEEGGWEKVKGGVPLVKEKPKMFAKGTEINSAVVIKKLTEILQARGKKGTDRAAQIELLHALSGISNENNLGQGILVKIKFNIIASLYDYNTNLAAFMKPEMWKKCLECIDELLDILFENNNIFIGENIAEDSENLAISDQPFRVRGCILTLVERMDEEFTKIMQNTDPHSQEYVDNLKDEGRVCGIIDRLLQYLESKGSTEEVCRIYLRRIMHTYYKFDYKAHRRSLGLQGETKSEQDQEESEGEDSAIIMDRLCKFIYAKDRTDRIRTCAILCHIYHHALHSRWYQARDLMLMSHLQDNIQHADPPVQILYNRTMVQLGICAFRQGMIKDAHNALLDIQSSGRAKELLGQGLLMRNMQERNAEQEKIEKRRQVPFHMHINLELLECVYLVSAMLLEIPYMAAHEFDARRRMISKQFHHQLRVGERQPLLGPPESMREHVVAASKAMKMGDWRTCHSFIINEKMNSKVWDLFPETQCVREMLVRKIQEESLRTYLFTYSSVYDSISMETLSEMFELELPTVHSIISKMIINEELMASLDQPTQTVVMHRTEPTSLQNMALQLAEKLGGLVENNERVFDLKQGVYGGYFNRDQKGGYQQKQNYQRDQKGGYQQKQNYQRGGYRNQNQSSY, encoded by the exons ATGTCGCGTTTTTTCGCCACCGGATCCGACAGTGAGTCGGAGGAGTCCTCGTCCGCGGATGAAATCACCCCCAAAGCGACCGGGACTACTTTCAATAAGCC GGCCCTGTTGCTGAGTGATGATGAGGAGGACACAAAGAGAGTGGTACGCAGTGCCAAGGACAAGAG GTTTGAGGAGCTCACCAACATCATCAAGACAATCCGCAATGCCATGAAGATCCGAGACATGTCCAAATGTCTGGAGGAGTTTGAGCAGCTGTATCGAGCGTTCCTCAAAAGCAAAACCATCGTGGACAAAGAGGGTGTGCCGCAGTTCTACATCCGCCTGCTCGCTGATCTGGAGGACTATCTCAACCAG CTATGGGAGGACAAGGAGGGGAAAAAGAAGATGAACAAAAACAATGCCAAAGCCTTGAGCACACTTCGGCAGAAGATCCGCAAATACAACAAAGATTTTGAAACGGAGATTGCCAGCTATAAAGAG AACCCTGAGCAGTCAGCTGAAGAAGAGGAGAAGGATGACATTGGCAGTG CATCGTCGaagagtgatgatgatgatgatgaaggcatCACTGCCAAGAGCTTAATGAAGAAGAAACCTCAAGAAGAGGAGAAGAAGGCACCAGAGGCCAGCAAGTTCCTCAAAGGCGCTGCT GATGAGGAGTCTGagagtgatgatgatgaggacaGTGAGGACTGGGGCTCTGATTCTGTGGACAGCGGCGGTGAAAGCGAGGACAACGAAGGAGCGGCAGCATCGCTGGCTGTGGTCTTCCTCAAGAA AGCTCAAGACGGCGACAAGCAGCACGAACCCAAGAAGGACGGTAGGAGAAAGAGGCACAAGAAGAttgagcaggtggaggaggaggtcGATGAAGATGGAGAAGCAGAGGAAGGAGGATGGGAGAAGGTAAAGGGTGGCGTGCCGCTGGTGAAGGAGAAGCCCAAGATGTTCGCCAAAGGCACAGAGATCAACAGCGCTGTGGTGATCAAGAAGCTCACTGAGATCCTGCAGGCCAGAGGAAAGAAAGGAACCGACAG AGCTGCTCAGATCGAGCTCCTTCACGCTCTATCTGGCATCTCTAATGAGAATAACCTGGGCCAAGGCATCCTCGTCAAGATTAAGTTCAACATCATCGCCTCCCTGTACGACTACAACACCAACCTGGCCGCCTTCATGAAG CCGGAGATGTGGAAGAAGTGTCTGGAATGCATCGATGAGCTGCTGGACATTCtgtttgaaaacaacaacatctttATTGGAGAAAACATCGCCGAGGACAGCGAGAACCTGGCCATCTCTGACCAG CCGTTCCGTGTGCGTGGCTGTATTCTGACTCTGGTGGAGAGGATGGATGAAGAGTTCACCAAAATCATGCAGAACACAGACCCTCACTCTCAGG AGTATGTAGATAACCTGAAGGACGAGGGTCGTGTGTGTGGCATCATCGACCGTCTGCTGCAGTATCTGGAGTCTAAAGGCAGCACGGAGGAAGTGTGCCGCATCTACCTGCGCAGAATAATGCACACGTACTACAAGTTTGACTACAAAGCCCACCGCCGCAGCCTGGGCCTACAGGGAGAGACCAAG TCCGAGCAGGATCAGGAGGAGAGCGAGGGAGAGGACAGTGCCATCATCATGGACCGCTTGTGCAAGTTTATCTACGCCAAAGACCGCACAGACCGTATCCGCACCTGCGCAATCCTCTGCCACATTTACCATCATGCCCTGCACAGCCGCTGGTACCAGGCCAGAGACCTCATGCTCATGAGCCACCTGCAAGACAACATCCAGCACGCCGACCCTCCTGTCCAG ATCCTGTACAACAGGACCATGGTGCAGCTGGGCATCTGTGCTTTCCGCCAGGGCATGATCAAAGACGCCCACAACGCCCTTCTGGACATCCAGTCCAGCGGCAGAGCCAAGGAGCTGCTGGGACAGGGGCTCCTCATGAGGAACATGCAGGAGAGAAACGCTGAGCAGGAGAAGATCGAGAAGAGGCGACAG gtGCCATTCCACATGCATATTAACCTGGAGCTCCTGGAGTGCGTGTACCTGGTGTCAGCCATGCTGCTGGAGATCCCTTACATGGCGGCCCACGAGTTTGACGCCCGTCGCAGGATGATCAGCAAACAGTTCCACCACCAGCTGAGGGTGGGCGAGAGACAGCCACTGCTGg GTCCTCCTGAGAGCATGAGGGAGCACGTTGTGGCGGCCAGCAAGGCCATGAAGATGGGCGACTGGAGAACCTGCCATTCCTTCATCATCAATGAGAAGATGAACAGCAAAGTGTGGGATCTGTTCCCAGAAACCCAGTGTGTGCGGGAAATGCTCGTCAG GAAGATCCAGGAGGAGTCGCTGCGCACTTACCTTTTCACCTACAGCAGCGTGTATGACTCGATCAG CATGGAGACTCTGTCAGAGATGTTTGAGTTGGAGTTACCCACAGTGCACAGCATTATCAGCAAGATGATCATCAATGAAGAACTCATg GCATCTCTAGACCAGCCGACTCAGACAGTGGTGATGCACAGGACGGAGCCCACATCCCTGCAGAACATGGCCCTGCAGCTGGCCGAGAAACTGGGCGGCTTGGTAGAGAACAACGAACGTGTCTTCGACCTCAAACAGGGCGTCTATGGAGGATATTTCAACAGAG atCAAAAAGGAGGTTACCAGCAGAAGCAGAACTACCAGAGAG ATCAGA
- the eif3c gene encoding eukaryotic translation initiation factor 3 subunit C isoform X1: MSRFFATGSDSESEESSSADEITPKATGTTFNKPALLLSDDEEDTKRVVRSAKDKRFEELTNIIKTIRNAMKIRDMSKCLEEFEQLYRAFLKSKTIVDKEGVPQFYIRLLADLEDYLNQLWEDKEGKKKMNKNNAKALSTLRQKIRKYNKDFETEIASYKENPEQSAEEEEKDDIGSASSKSDDDDDEGITAKSLMKKKPQEEEKKAPEASKFLKGAADEESESDDDEDSEDWGSDSVDSGGESEDNEGAAASLAVVFLKKAQDGDKQHEPKKDGRRKRHKKIEQVEEEVDEDGEAEEGGWEKVKGGVPLVKEKPKMFAKGTEINSAVVIKKLTEILQARGKKGTDRAAQIELLHALSGISNENNLGQGILVKIKFNIIASLYDYNTNLAAFMKPEMWKKCLECIDELLDILFENNNIFIGENIAEDSENLAISDQPFRVRGCILTLVERMDEEFTKIMQNTDPHSQEYVDNLKDEGRVCGIIDRLLQYLESKGSTEEVCRIYLRRIMHTYYKFDYKAHRRSLGLQGETKSEQDQEESEGEDSAIIMDRLCKFIYAKDRTDRIRTCAILCHIYHHALHSRWYQARDLMLMSHLQDNIQHADPPVQILYNRTMVQLGICAFRQGMIKDAHNALLDIQSSGRAKELLGQGLLMRNMQERNAEQEKIEKRRQVPFHMHINLELLECVYLVSAMLLEIPYMAAHEFDARRRMISKQFHHQLRVGERQPLLGPPESMREHVVAASKAMKMGDWRTCHSFIINEKMNSKVWDLFPETQCVREMLVRKIQEESLRTYLFTYSSVYDSISMETLSEMFELELPTVHSIISKMIINEELMASLDQPTQTVVMHRTEPTSLQNMALQLAEKLGGLVENNERVFDLKQGVYGGYFNRDQKGGYQQKQNYQRAPDQRGGYYQKQGYQRDQKGGYQQKQNYQRGGYRNQNQSSY; encoded by the exons ATGTCGCGTTTTTTCGCCACCGGATCCGACAGTGAGTCGGAGGAGTCCTCGTCCGCGGATGAAATCACCCCCAAAGCGACCGGGACTACTTTCAATAAGCC GGCCCTGTTGCTGAGTGATGATGAGGAGGACACAAAGAGAGTGGTACGCAGTGCCAAGGACAAGAG GTTTGAGGAGCTCACCAACATCATCAAGACAATCCGCAATGCCATGAAGATCCGAGACATGTCCAAATGTCTGGAGGAGTTTGAGCAGCTGTATCGAGCGTTCCTCAAAAGCAAAACCATCGTGGACAAAGAGGGTGTGCCGCAGTTCTACATCCGCCTGCTCGCTGATCTGGAGGACTATCTCAACCAG CTATGGGAGGACAAGGAGGGGAAAAAGAAGATGAACAAAAACAATGCCAAAGCCTTGAGCACACTTCGGCAGAAGATCCGCAAATACAACAAAGATTTTGAAACGGAGATTGCCAGCTATAAAGAG AACCCTGAGCAGTCAGCTGAAGAAGAGGAGAAGGATGACATTGGCAGTG CATCGTCGaagagtgatgatgatgatgatgaaggcatCACTGCCAAGAGCTTAATGAAGAAGAAACCTCAAGAAGAGGAGAAGAAGGCACCAGAGGCCAGCAAGTTCCTCAAAGGCGCTGCT GATGAGGAGTCTGagagtgatgatgatgaggacaGTGAGGACTGGGGCTCTGATTCTGTGGACAGCGGCGGTGAAAGCGAGGACAACGAAGGAGCGGCAGCATCGCTGGCTGTGGTCTTCCTCAAGAA AGCTCAAGACGGCGACAAGCAGCACGAACCCAAGAAGGACGGTAGGAGAAAGAGGCACAAGAAGAttgagcaggtggaggaggaggtcGATGAAGATGGAGAAGCAGAGGAAGGAGGATGGGAGAAGGTAAAGGGTGGCGTGCCGCTGGTGAAGGAGAAGCCCAAGATGTTCGCCAAAGGCACAGAGATCAACAGCGCTGTGGTGATCAAGAAGCTCACTGAGATCCTGCAGGCCAGAGGAAAGAAAGGAACCGACAG AGCTGCTCAGATCGAGCTCCTTCACGCTCTATCTGGCATCTCTAATGAGAATAACCTGGGCCAAGGCATCCTCGTCAAGATTAAGTTCAACATCATCGCCTCCCTGTACGACTACAACACCAACCTGGCCGCCTTCATGAAG CCGGAGATGTGGAAGAAGTGTCTGGAATGCATCGATGAGCTGCTGGACATTCtgtttgaaaacaacaacatctttATTGGAGAAAACATCGCCGAGGACAGCGAGAACCTGGCCATCTCTGACCAG CCGTTCCGTGTGCGTGGCTGTATTCTGACTCTGGTGGAGAGGATGGATGAAGAGTTCACCAAAATCATGCAGAACACAGACCCTCACTCTCAGG AGTATGTAGATAACCTGAAGGACGAGGGTCGTGTGTGTGGCATCATCGACCGTCTGCTGCAGTATCTGGAGTCTAAAGGCAGCACGGAGGAAGTGTGCCGCATCTACCTGCGCAGAATAATGCACACGTACTACAAGTTTGACTACAAAGCCCACCGCCGCAGCCTGGGCCTACAGGGAGAGACCAAG TCCGAGCAGGATCAGGAGGAGAGCGAGGGAGAGGACAGTGCCATCATCATGGACCGCTTGTGCAAGTTTATCTACGCCAAAGACCGCACAGACCGTATCCGCACCTGCGCAATCCTCTGCCACATTTACCATCATGCCCTGCACAGCCGCTGGTACCAGGCCAGAGACCTCATGCTCATGAGCCACCTGCAAGACAACATCCAGCACGCCGACCCTCCTGTCCAG ATCCTGTACAACAGGACCATGGTGCAGCTGGGCATCTGTGCTTTCCGCCAGGGCATGATCAAAGACGCCCACAACGCCCTTCTGGACATCCAGTCCAGCGGCAGAGCCAAGGAGCTGCTGGGACAGGGGCTCCTCATGAGGAACATGCAGGAGAGAAACGCTGAGCAGGAGAAGATCGAGAAGAGGCGACAG gtGCCATTCCACATGCATATTAACCTGGAGCTCCTGGAGTGCGTGTACCTGGTGTCAGCCATGCTGCTGGAGATCCCTTACATGGCGGCCCACGAGTTTGACGCCCGTCGCAGGATGATCAGCAAACAGTTCCACCACCAGCTGAGGGTGGGCGAGAGACAGCCACTGCTGg GTCCTCCTGAGAGCATGAGGGAGCACGTTGTGGCGGCCAGCAAGGCCATGAAGATGGGCGACTGGAGAACCTGCCATTCCTTCATCATCAATGAGAAGATGAACAGCAAAGTGTGGGATCTGTTCCCAGAAACCCAGTGTGTGCGGGAAATGCTCGTCAG GAAGATCCAGGAGGAGTCGCTGCGCACTTACCTTTTCACCTACAGCAGCGTGTATGACTCGATCAG CATGGAGACTCTGTCAGAGATGTTTGAGTTGGAGTTACCCACAGTGCACAGCATTATCAGCAAGATGATCATCAATGAAGAACTCATg GCATCTCTAGACCAGCCGACTCAGACAGTGGTGATGCACAGGACGGAGCCCACATCCCTGCAGAACATGGCCCTGCAGCTGGCCGAGAAACTGGGCGGCTTGGTAGAGAACAACGAACGTGTCTTCGACCTCAAACAGGGCGTCTATGGAGGATATTTCAACAGAG atCAAAAAGGAGGTTACCAGCAGAAGCAGAACTACCAGAGAG CTCCAGACCAGAGGGGAGGTTACTACCAGAAGCAAGGTTACCAACGAG ATCAGA